In Halobaculum limi, one DNA window encodes the following:
- a CDS encoding type II/IV secretion system ATPase subunit — protein MIRFLTSDIEGEYLTPFPDSRSAMATDDADVSADAGFDESFGDEADTETAVVVGGYTWPDFLRDHGHEDAADDLADRLEVEVTEEDENGEEVVRIEIRAVRAEDLEAVGVTDVVADALGMEPVQVLATFGWAGALGESIADRHPLLAYDETPVWKDIYTWDDYREEYFLDDEGEPPTDEEGEPLEFTDEDKAEALGFDPNRVEETLGHLAKRAPELDEVVDERTVDIADDIDEDAFFTDATGATTLVNRYDLEKAVPMPKKQHFREVERYWVNEPYSFVIVFHSTKENEKKYYAVEPYRNRIELDLFDFLEGKLRSAIKYADEGKVAADDDHRRQTIREETYQLLDRYDLYEREAGPGLGDRLAELFGVAVDDDGAAGRLIRALGVTPRESDGQIDGIAARPEPAVLEDDADTLTEYTVLKALYYLERDFVGYERIDGIKHDINVEDISVDGYNSPVFVYHSDYEQIITNVYHGEKELDDFVVKLAQRSGKGISKRRPQVDATLPDGSRAQLTLGKEVSDHGTNYTIRQFKDVPFTPIDLINWKTFSLDEMAFLWLCIENHKSLIFAGGTASGKTTSLNAVSLFIPSNSKIVSIEDTREVELPQRNWIASVTRPSFADDDGGDVDEFDLLEAALRQRPDYIVMGEIRGEEGRTLFQVMSTGHTTYTTFHADNVGEVLKRFTTDPINVSKTMFTALDLVSIQTQTRVQGSKVRRNKSLTEINHYDAENDEINVQDVYQWQAETDEFLHMGDSNTLQEIMFDRGWDAATLNDELLKRRAVLAYLIDRGLNTYTQVAATLQAFINDPETILSLMANERLEASLDDLREMESVLIDVDEDKEEMVPRPDPSDAQAEEATRILEEAESILEEYRGSRTASVASALGTVEPRSDVPAEPGAGDRLAEADGVDDPFEGIGPDPLDIDTPNESSQRADADGGVDDDAAFDAVDEFDESDDAADGDAGDDHAEADSFDDVFDDVEPEDEEVDDEEEEIEDWGFGDVESPEEDE, from the coding sequence ATGATACGTTTTCTCACCAGTGATATAGAGGGCGAATATTTAACCCCGTTCCCAGACTCACGTTCGGCAATGGCTACCGACGACGCAGACGTGTCTGCTGATGCTGGGTTCGACGAGAGCTTCGGCGACGAGGCGGACACGGAGACCGCTGTCGTCGTTGGGGGGTACACGTGGCCGGACTTCCTCCGCGACCACGGACACGAAGACGCTGCCGACGACCTCGCCGACCGCCTCGAAGTCGAAGTGACCGAGGAAGACGAGAACGGCGAGGAGGTCGTTCGGATCGAGATTCGCGCGGTAAGAGCCGAGGACTTGGAGGCTGTCGGCGTCACCGACGTCGTCGCAGACGCACTCGGGATGGAACCCGTGCAGGTGCTGGCGACGTTCGGGTGGGCCGGGGCGTTAGGCGAGTCCATCGCGGACCGCCACCCGTTGCTCGCGTACGACGAGACGCCTGTCTGGAAGGACATCTACACCTGGGACGACTACCGTGAGGAGTACTTCCTCGACGACGAGGGCGAACCGCCGACGGACGAGGAGGGGGAACCGCTGGAGTTCACCGACGAGGACAAAGCCGAGGCACTCGGCTTCGACCCGAACCGCGTCGAGGAGACGCTGGGCCACCTCGCGAAGCGTGCGCCCGAACTCGACGAGGTCGTCGACGAGCGCACGGTGGACATCGCAGACGACATCGACGAAGACGCGTTCTTCACCGACGCGACGGGCGCGACGACGCTCGTGAATCGCTACGACCTGGAGAAGGCCGTGCCGATGCCGAAGAAGCAGCACTTCCGCGAGGTTGAGCGCTACTGGGTGAACGAACCGTACTCGTTCGTCATCGTCTTCCACTCGACCAAGGAGAACGAGAAGAAGTACTACGCCGTCGAACCGTACCGCAACCGGATCGAACTCGACCTGTTCGACTTCCTCGAGGGGAAACTCCGCTCGGCGATCAAGTACGCCGACGAGGGGAAGGTCGCGGCCGACGACGACCACCGCAGACAGACGATTCGAGAGGAGACGTACCAACTGCTTGACCGCTACGACCTCTACGAGCGTGAAGCCGGGCCCGGACTAGGCGACAGACTCGCCGAGCTGTTCGGCGTCGCCGTCGACGACGACGGTGCTGCCGGGCGACTCATCCGCGCGTTAGGCGTCACGCCCCGCGAATCCGACGGGCAGATCGACGGCATCGCGGCCCGGCCAGAGCCTGCCGTCCTCGAAGACGACGCCGACACGCTCACCGAGTACACCGTCCTGAAGGCGCTGTACTACCTCGAACGCGACTTCGTCGGTTACGAGCGCATCGACGGCATCAAACACGACATCAACGTGGAGGACATCTCCGTCGACGGCTACAACTCGCCGGTGTTCGTCTACCACTCCGACTACGAACAGATCATCACCAACGTCTACCACGGCGAGAAGGAACTCGACGACTTCGTCGTCAAACTCGCCCAGCGCTCGGGGAAGGGTATCTCCAAGCGTCGCCCACAGGTAGACGCCACGCTCCCCGACGGGTCGCGTGCACAGTTGACGCTCGGGAAGGAAGTCTCGGACCACGGGACCAACTACACCATTCGCCAGTTCAAGGACGTCCCGTTCACGCCGATCGACCTCATCAACTGGAAGACGTTCAGCCTCGACGAGATGGCGTTCCTGTGGCTGTGTATCGAGAACCACAAGAGCCTGATCTTCGCCGGCGGCACGGCGTCCGGGAAGACGACCAGCCTGAACGCGGTGTCGCTGTTCATTCCGTCGAACTCGAAGATCGTCTCCATCGAGGACACGCGCGAGGTGGAACTGCCACAGCGCAACTGGATCGCCTCCGTCACTCGCCCCTCGTTCGCGGACGACGACGGCGGCGACGTCGACGAGTTCGACCTGCTGGAAGCCGCACTCCGGCAACGCCCCGACTACATCGTGATGGGTGAGATCCGTGGTGAGGAGGGGCGAACGCTCTTCCAGGTCATGTCGACCGGACACACCACCTACACCACCTTCCACGCGGACAACGTCGGCGAGGTGCTCAAGCGGTTCACCACCGACCCGATCAACGTCTCGAAGACGATGTTCACGGCGCTGGACCTGGTCTCCATCCAGACGCAGACGCGCGTGCAGGGGAGCAAGGTGCGCCGGAACAAGTCGCTCACCGAGATCAACCACTACGACGCCGAGAACGACGAGATCAACGTCCAGGACGTCTACCAGTGGCAGGCGGAGACGGACGAGTTCCTCCACATGGGCGACTCCAACACGCTCCAGGAGATTATGTTCGACCGCGGCTGGGACGCGGCGACGCTCAACGACGAACTGCTCAAGCGCCGCGCGGTGCTCGCGTACCTCATCGACCGCGGCCTCAACACGTACACGCAGGTCGCGGCGACGCTGCAGGCGTTCATCAACGACCCCGAGACCATCCTCTCGCTGATGGCGAACGAGCGACTGGAGGCGAGTCTCGACGACCTCCGCGAGATGGAGTCGGTCCTCATCGACGTCGACGAGGACAAAGAGGAGATGGTCCCCCGACCCGACCCCTCCGACGCACAAGCCGAGGAGGCGACCCGCATCCTCGAAGAGGCCGAGTCCATCCTCGAAGAGTACCGCGGGTCGCGGACGGCGAGCGTCGCCAGCGCACTCGGCACGGTCGAACCGCGCTCCGACGTGCCGGCTGAACCCGGCGCAGGCGACCGCCTGGCAGAGGCTGACGGCGTCGACGACCCCTTCGAGGGAATCGGTCCTGACCCGCTGGACATCGACACCCCGAACGAGTCGTCACAGCGGGCGGACGCCGACGGCGGCGTCGACGACGACGCCGCGTTCGACGCGGTCGACGAGTTCGACGAATCGGACGACGCGGCCGACGGGGATGCTGGCGACGACCACGCGGAGGCAGACTCCTTCGACGACGTGTTCGACGACGTGGAACCCGAAGACGAGGAGGTGGACGACGAGGAAGAAGAGATCGAAGACTGGGGCTTCGGCGACGTCGAGTCGCCGGAGGAGGACGAGTAG
- a CDS encoding Sec-independent protein translocase subunit TatA/TatB, with protein MLTTLPLFGAIPGGPEMLIILLVLVLLFGANKIPKLARSTGQAMGEFKKGREEVEDELQAMQGDGEEEEDDEFDTTSTTDDTETNVETDTEKN; from the coding sequence ATGCTGACAACCCTACCGCTGTTCGGTGCCATCCCGGGCGGGCCCGAGATGCTCATCATCCTGCTCGTGTTGGTGCTGCTGTTCGGCGCAAACAAGATCCCGAAACTCGCTCGCTCGACCGGGCAGGCGATGGGCGAGTTCAAGAAAGGCCGCGAAGAAGTCGAGGACGAACTCCAGGCGATGCAGGGCGACGGAGAGGAGGAGGAGGACGACGAGTTCGACACGACGTCGACGACTGACGACACGGAGACGAACGTCGAGACGGACACCGAGAAGAACTGA
- a CDS encoding HD domain-containing protein codes for MDDQTTGSPLRTDGGTATDADESVIRKYDPDGEHHFPDDRVNEVLAAIQTDPEINTYLSAQNVNAVTRKGYNDHGSKHIEIVRNRALRLYDLLKRGGVEFNGATEQGLDEADEAVIVALAATLHDIGHVVHRDEHAYYSIPLAADVLDRFLQQFDYYGIEERVRIKGETLHAILCHHTEETPLTREAGVIRVADALDMERGRSRIPYEKGGRGINTLSSRAISTVELKPGDEVNGHNGDAMPVLVEIEMVNAAGVYQVDNLLKAKLRDSLIEEFVRIVALNTKGDDQLVERIEL; via the coding sequence ATGGACGACCAGACTACTGGCTCCCCGCTTCGTACCGACGGTGGGACCGCCACCGACGCAGACGAGTCAGTCATCAGAAAGTACGACCCGGACGGTGAACACCACTTCCCGGACGACCGCGTCAACGAGGTTCTCGCAGCCATCCAGACCGACCCGGAGATCAACACCTACCTCAGCGCACAGAACGTCAACGCGGTGACGCGGAAGGGGTACAACGACCACGGCTCGAAGCACATCGAGATCGTTCGCAACCGCGCGCTGCGCCTGTACGACCTCCTGAAACGCGGCGGCGTCGAGTTCAACGGCGCGACCGAACAGGGTCTCGACGAGGCGGACGAAGCGGTCATCGTCGCCCTCGCGGCGACGCTCCACGACATCGGCCACGTCGTCCACCGCGACGAACACGCCTACTACTCCATCCCCCTCGCCGCGGACGTCCTCGACCGCTTCCTCCAGCAGTTCGACTACTACGGTATCGAAGAACGCGTCCGGATCAAAGGCGAGACGCTCCACGCCATCCTCTGTCACCACACTGAGGAGACACCCCTGACGCGGGAGGCGGGCGTCATCCGCGTCGCGGACGCCCTCGACATGGAGCGCGGACGCTCGCGCATCCCCTACGAGAAGGGCGGACGCGGCATCAACACGCTCTCCTCGCGAGCGATCAGTACGGTCGAACTCAAGCCCGGCGACGAGGTGAACGGCCACAACGGCGACGCGATGCCCGTCCTCGTCGAAATCGAGATGGTCAACGCCGCCGGCGTCTACCAAGTCGACAACCTCCTGAAGGCGAAACTCCGCGACTCGCTCATTGAAGAGTTCGTCCGTATCGTCGCGCTCAACACGAAAGGCGACGACCAACTGGTCGAGCGGATCGAACTCTAA
- a CDS encoding MFS transporter gives MQFGNSVALLRDREFAALSGTAFARSQAYSTLLIALALYAEQFNTTGTVEGLFGTAFAVVQLLIVLPLGRKVDTGNAKRWLLFGLAVNVVVFFGFMLVESATHVILVRLLQGVGASILWITGSTVVGHIAPDDQNGRWLGSYNQVAAFSSLAGDVVGGYLLFTRGFTFTYVILSLVTIAAFVLVFFNLRDDPGGGTENDAGGGLDTLKALLDLPMIRALVVFRLAFSVGKMAVIIFLPILARTEFGTTAFAIGWILAGGKLTKSITQGYVGDLSDRFGNKEYFVVAGALLYGLGTALIPLSYYFEGTVDPVRFVAFGGEQVLGGAFFSLFAAYMVLGVADSVRLPASMSLFVEEGERYDSVASAMSLRSISWKVGQVAGPVGIGAIKEYVSTSVAFYTAAGFIIVASGVFWVVFRRASAREAALADVEADVADD, from the coding sequence GTGCAGTTCGGCAACTCCGTCGCGCTGTTGCGCGACAGGGAGTTCGCAGCCCTCTCGGGCACCGCGTTCGCCCGTAGTCAGGCGTATTCGACGCTGTTGATCGCACTCGCGTTGTACGCCGAGCAGTTCAACACGACCGGCACCGTCGAAGGACTGTTCGGGACGGCGTTTGCCGTCGTCCAGTTGCTCATCGTCCTCCCACTCGGCCGGAAGGTCGATACGGGCAACGCAAAGCGGTGGCTACTCTTCGGCCTCGCAGTCAACGTCGTCGTCTTCTTCGGGTTCATGCTCGTCGAGAGCGCCACCCACGTCATCCTCGTGCGGTTGTTGCAAGGCGTCGGCGCGTCTATCCTCTGGATCACCGGATCGACGGTCGTCGGACACATCGCACCCGACGACCAGAACGGCCGGTGGCTCGGGTCGTACAACCAGGTCGCGGCGTTCTCCAGTCTCGCTGGCGACGTGGTCGGCGGCTACCTCCTGTTCACGCGGGGGTTCACGTTCACCTACGTCATCCTCTCGCTGGTCACTATCGCCGCGTTCGTCCTCGTGTTCTTCAACCTCCGCGACGACCCCGGCGGCGGCACCGAGAACGACGCCGGCGGCGGCCTCGACACGCTGAAAGCGCTCCTCGATCTGCCGATGATCCGTGCGCTCGTCGTCTTCCGCCTCGCCTTCTCGGTCGGGAAGATGGCGGTTATCATCTTCCTCCCCATCCTCGCACGCACCGAGTTCGGGACGACGGCGTTCGCTATCGGCTGGATCCTCGCGGGCGGGAAACTCACCAAGTCCATCACGCAGGGGTACGTCGGCGACCTCTCCGACCGCTTCGGCAACAAGGAGTACTTCGTCGTCGCCGGGGCCCTGCTGTACGGCCTCGGGACCGCACTCATTCCGCTCAGTTACTACTTCGAGGGGACGGTTGACCCCGTCAGATTTGTCGCGTTCGGCGGGGAGCAAGTCCTCGGCGGCGCGTTCTTCAGCCTGTTCGCTGCGTATATGGTCCTCGGCGTCGCCGACTCCGTGCGCCTGCCAGCCTCGATGTCGCTGTTCGTCGAGGAGGGCGAACGCTACGACTCCGTCGCTTCGGCGATGAGCCTCCGCTCCATCTCGTGGAAAGTCGGACAAGTCGCAGGGCCGGTGGGTATCGGTGCCATCAAGGAGTACGTCTCTACGAGCGTCGCCTTCTACACCGCCGCGGGGTTCATCATCGTTGCCTCTGGCGTCTTCTGGGTCGTGTTCCGCAGGGCGTCGGCACGGGAGGCGGCGCTCGCGGACGTCGAAGCGGACGTGGCCGACGACTGA
- a CDS encoding NAD(P)/FAD-dependent oxidoreductase yields MNTDGEFDYDVTVVGGGPAGLTSALYATRLGLDTLVVNRGGGRAAMMRDTHNVIGVSEDVSGNEFLQTAQEQVQSYGGEYRRGFVEDIEALGDDADAGFRVDTGDDEVTTRRVVLATGFSDERPDPPLPRTGMGLHYCLHCDAYMFVDESVYVMGTGDSAAYVAMIMLNFTDEVDILTRGEEPTWSDDTAEMVENHPVDVIHEEITGMNKDDDGWLESFEFADGTVREYKGGFPMYGSDYHAELADALGLEREDSGEVAVDDHGRTSVDGVYAVGDLTPGHNQIPVAMGEGAKCGIAIHMDLRAFPRSTDDIAELGPVSKSDVPAISPELMATAVAHEGHAAGPRAEAEEAEGEAPADD; encoded by the coding sequence ATGAACACCGACGGCGAGTTCGACTACGACGTGACGGTTGTCGGCGGCGGCCCCGCAGGCCTGACGAGCGCCCTGTACGCGACCCGACTTGGGTTGGACACGCTCGTCGTCAACCGCGGTGGCGGCCGCGCGGCGATGATGCGCGACACGCACAACGTCATCGGCGTCAGCGAGGATGTGTCGGGCAACGAGTTCCTCCAGACCGCCCAAGAACAGGTTCAGAGTTACGGCGGCGAGTACCGCCGTGGCTTCGTCGAAGACATCGAGGCACTCGGCGACGACGCCGACGCGGGCTTCCGCGTCGACACCGGCGACGACGAGGTGACGACACGCCGCGTCGTCCTCGCGACGGGGTTCTCCGACGAGCGGCCGGACCCACCGCTGCCGCGGACGGGGATGGGCCTCCACTACTGCCTCCACTGTGACGCGTACATGTTCGTCGACGAGTCTGTGTACGTGATGGGCACGGGCGACTCGGCCGCCTACGTCGCGATGATTATGCTCAACTTCACCGACGAGGTGGACATTCTGACGCGCGGCGAAGAGCCGACGTGGTCCGACGACACCGCCGAGATGGTGGAGAACCATCCCGTCGACGTCATCCACGAGGAGATAACTGGGATGAACAAAGACGACGACGGCTGGCTGGAGTCGTTCGAGTTCGCCGACGGGACGGTCCGCGAGTACAAGGGCGGGTTCCCGATGTACGGCTCCGACTACCACGCGGAACTGGCCGATGCGCTCGGATTGGAACGTGAGGACTCCGGGGAAGTCGCCGTCGACGACCACGGCCGAACCTCCGTCGACGGCGTGTACGCCGTGGGGGACCTGACGCCCGGTCACAACCAGATTCCCGTCGCGATGGGCGAGGGCGCGAAGTGCGGCATCGCCATCCACATGGACCTGCGTGCGTTCCCGCGGTCGACCGACGACATCGCAGAACTGGGTCCCGTTTCCAAGTCCGACGTGCCGGCCATCTCGCCGGAGTTGATGGCCACTGCCGTCGCGCACGAGGGACACGCCGCTGGTCCTCGCGCGGAGGCAGAGGAGGCGGAAGGCGAGGCACCCGCTGACGACTGA
- a CDS encoding class I SAM-dependent methyltransferase has product MPRDTTDDSDGAESPPTGPTKSTDADGATTTAATYDRIAAHFSKTREYAWPEVESFLDGRTGAVALDVGCGNGRHCEPLRACADRVVGVDVSRGLLREAQARAADRGYSDGVSFVAGDAASLPIRDDSADLAVYVAALHHLRTRERRVASLSALAAALGPEGRALVSAWSTAHDRFEAPADADEGFDTMVDWTLPGGETVPRFYHIYAPAEFDADIAASDLRAVESFVSSGNCYAVVAPE; this is encoded by the coding sequence ATGCCCCGAGACACGACTGACGACAGCGACGGAGCCGAGTCGCCGCCGACTGGCCCGACCAAATCGACGGACGCCGACGGGGCGACGACGACCGCGGCGACGTACGATCGCATCGCCGCCCACTTCTCGAAGACGCGAGAGTACGCGTGGCCGGAGGTGGAGTCGTTTCTCGACGGGCGAACCGGTGCAGTCGCACTCGACGTCGGCTGTGGCAACGGTCGCCACTGCGAGCCGTTGCGCGCGTGTGCCGACCGCGTCGTCGGCGTCGACGTGAGCCGTGGTCTCTTGCGAGAGGCACAGGCGCGTGCTGCCGACCGCGGGTACAGCGACGGTGTCTCGTTCGTCGCCGGCGACGCCGCCTCGCTCCCGATTCGCGACGACAGCGCCGACCTCGCGGTGTACGTCGCGGCGTTGCACCACCTCCGAACGCGCGAGCGTCGAGTCGCCTCGCTGTCGGCGCTAGCGGCGGCGTTGGGTCCGGAGGGACGTGCGCTCGTCAGCGCGTGGAGTACCGCACACGACCGTTTCGAGGCCCCTGCAGACGCCGACGAGGGGTTCGATACGATGGTCGACTGGACGCTCCCGGGCGGCGAGACGGTTCCACGCTTCTACCACATCTACGCACCAGCGGAGTTCGACGCCGACATCGCCGCGAGCGACCTCCGAGCGGTCGAGTCGTTCGTCTCCAGCGGCAACTGCTACGCGGTGGTCGCGCCCGAGTGA
- a CDS encoding type II secretion system F family protein encodes MVLSYLPLVAALVVVAGVVAALVHDGANLVVTRAAVGLFGDYVANESPRKREQRSRLQAAHVTVTHRVYASQTLFYAGALGVAGSVLGVYVAAATLALLRVGGETIRDALPAALGFLADLTRIGELTVGELFPLLLVSSATVGPGSAVAVYFLRWQILDQRAYARGGQIDTTLPRTIAFVYALSRSGMAFPVVLNTLARNEGVYGEAARELGVAVRDMNTFGTDVLTALERMSSRTPSDAMSEFGENLASVLGSGRNLSEFLHGQYEQFQEETESRQDQYLELVSTFAEAYVTVLVAGPLFFITILVVIGIVLDDTLPLLRAVVYLGIPLASFGFVVYIDSITRSNTNLVELDHDPEDPRLAAISRVRPASSGRPPKAQTDGGVGGDVSAAASDEWSQRRERLAAYDRIEDLLAALERPLALLLERPANTMAITVPIGLAWVWYRSTPLPFDVLELARAVDSPLIESAVLVLGAYGLAYEIHKRRLRSMEQAVPDFLDRMASINDAGMTVVESIERLTRSDLDALTPEVQRAWRDIQWGADASTALERMRRRVRSPMVSRAVALITNAIEASGDVAPVLEIAADEARATRRLRRERRQVMVTYLMVIYISFLVFLGIIVALTVAFIPAIEGTQLASASGAGGVPSGVSTGLITDIGNVPIDQYLLLFYHAAAIQGLCSGLIAGQLGEGNVSDGVKHATVLLILTYVTFLFI; translated from the coding sequence ATGGTGCTGTCGTACCTGCCGTTGGTGGCCGCGCTGGTGGTCGTCGCGGGCGTCGTCGCGGCGTTGGTTCACGACGGGGCGAACCTCGTCGTCACTCGCGCGGCCGTCGGCCTGTTCGGCGACTACGTCGCCAACGAGAGCCCGCGAAAGCGCGAACAGCGGAGCAGACTCCAGGCCGCTCACGTCACCGTCACCCACCGCGTGTACGCCTCGCAAACGCTGTTTTACGCGGGTGCGCTCGGTGTCGCCGGGAGCGTCCTCGGCGTCTACGTCGCCGCGGCGACGCTCGCGCTGTTGCGGGTCGGCGGCGAGACGATTCGCGACGCACTCCCGGCCGCACTGGGCTTTCTCGCAGACCTGACTCGGATCGGCGAACTCACCGTCGGTGAACTGTTCCCCCTCTTGCTGGTCTCGTCGGCGACGGTCGGTCCCGGGTCCGCCGTCGCGGTGTACTTCCTCCGGTGGCAGATACTCGACCAGCGTGCGTACGCTCGCGGCGGACAGATCGACACGACTCTGCCCAGAACGATCGCGTTCGTCTACGCGCTCTCGCGGTCGGGGATGGCGTTCCCCGTCGTGTTGAACACCCTCGCGCGCAACGAGGGCGTCTACGGCGAGGCGGCCCGCGAACTCGGCGTCGCCGTCCGCGACATGAACACGTTCGGGACGGACGTGCTGACCGCGCTCGAACGAATGTCCTCGCGGACGCCGTCGGATGCAATGTCCGAGTTCGGCGAGAACCTCGCGTCCGTCCTCGGGAGTGGGCGCAACCTCTCGGAGTTCCTCCACGGCCAGTACGAACAGTTCCAAGAGGAGACGGAGTCCAGACAGGATCAGTATCTCGAACTCGTCTCGACGTTCGCAGAGGCGTACGTGACCGTCCTCGTCGCTGGCCCCCTGTTCTTCATCACCATCCTCGTCGTCATCGGCATCGTCCTCGACGACACGCTGCCGTTGCTTCGTGCGGTCGTGTACCTGGGCATCCCGCTGGCGAGTTTCGGGTTCGTCGTCTACATCGACTCCATCACGCGGTCGAACACGAACCTGGTCGAACTCGACCACGACCCCGAGGACCCGCGGTTGGCGGCGATATCGAGGGTTCGACCGGCCAGTTCCGGACGACCGCCGAAAGCACAGACCGACGGCGGAGTGGGGGGCGACGTCTCCGCCGCTGCATCCGACGAGTGGAGCCAGCGCAGGGAGCGACTGGCCGCCTACGACCGCATCGAGGACCTCCTCGCGGCGCTGGAACGGCCGCTGGCGCTGCTGCTGGAGCGCCCGGCGAACACGATGGCGATCACCGTTCCAATCGGTCTGGCGTGGGTGTGGTATCGGTCGACGCCGCTGCCGTTCGACGTGCTCGAACTGGCACGGGCGGTCGACTCGCCGCTCATCGAGTCGGCGGTGCTCGTGTTGGGCGCGTACGGTCTCGCCTACGAGATACACAAACGTCGCCTGCGGTCGATGGAGCAGGCGGTTCCCGACTTCCTCGACCGAATGGCGAGCATCAACGACGCGGGAATGACCGTCGTCGAGAGCATCGAACGACTCACGCGGTCGGATCTGGACGCGCTCACGCCGGAGGTGCAGCGCGCGTGGCGAGACATCCAGTGGGGCGCGGACGCCTCGACCGCGCTCGAACGGATGCGCCGTCGGGTCCGGTCGCCGATGGTGTCTCGCGCGGTCGCACTGATCACGAACGCCATCGAGGCCAGCGGCGACGTCGCCCCGGTGCTCGAAATCGCCGCCGACGAGGCGCGGGCGACGCGGCGGCTTCGCCGCGAGCGTCGACAGGTGATGGTGACGTACCTGATGGTCATCTACATCTCGTTTCTGGTGTTCCTCGGCATCATCGTGGCGTTGACCGTGGCGTTCATCCCGGCCATCGAGGGGACGCAACTCGCGTCTGCATCCGGCGCGGGCGGCGTTCCAAGCGGTGTCTCCACCGGCCTCATCACGGACATCGGGAACGTCCCCATCGACCAGTACCTGCTGTTGTTCTATCACGCGGCTGCGATACAGGGACTCTGCTCGGGACTGATCGCCGGGCAGTTAGGCGAGGGGAACGTCAGCGACGGCGTGAAACACGCGACGGTGCTGTTGATACTCACCTACGTCACCTTCCTGTTCATCTGA